In Chelonia mydas isolate rCheMyd1 chromosome 10, rCheMyd1.pri.v2, whole genome shotgun sequence, a single window of DNA contains:
- the ITPRIPL2 gene encoding inositol 1,4,5-trisphosphate receptor-interacting protein-like 2: MTVYTLNLRVFWPLVTCLGTALICLYQAVRSRAGAPDSDSAPDSGSVPVLKGSALLLLGFLLLRYCASRSGGGECGQRPRAARGPEAPPSSAARRSLLESFYEQQLRLSPHVLGHSKAHVSRIVGELVRAAKAQGLQPASLTPTLRGDFVQIGSAYEQHKVRSPDCFDILVPLRLPPRLELEPRCLGAEEPGLAPELRSAFTCALKAPQGAAWPRGYRPFSEGFCVELQGRRYLSSALVLRWFQGHLQRCLGAVLYRLQERCRISLAACPGRQLTLHILPRSDYVCCHISMAVRLIPAIPLGDSVYLIALQPGARKAQPGAACPLPALWGLNVSKQEQRLLSWLKEQTPANSCHLKCLQILKGLRDLRGRGLEQPFGAQWSRVLSSYILKTALFSLLLRGPWQAWEEQFLAERLQDLVLYLRDCLQKRVLMHFFLGNASVPEAVPVPKLLKEAAPVNLLAAFDAPTLDLAAFQLLNTWNQAPKIIRLYSNPRYLRKSPTLCKHITDTGQESQSN, translated from the coding sequence ATGACCGTCTACACCCTGAACCTGCGCGTCTTCTGGCCGCTGGTGACTTGCCTGGGCACGGCCCTCATCTGCCTCTACCAGGCCGTGCGAAGCCGGGCGGGCGCCCCAGACTCGGACAGCGCCCCGGACTCGGGCTCTGTCCCGGTGCTCAAGggctcagcgctgctgctgctgggcttcctgcTGCTCCGCTACTGCGCCTCCCGCAGCGGCGGCGGGGAGTGCGGCCAGCGGCCCCGAGCCGCCCGCGGCCCCGAGGCGCCGCCGAGCAGCGCCGCCCGCCGGAGCCTGCTGGAGAGCTTCTACGAGCAGCAGCTGCGCCTCTCCCCGCACGTGCTGGGCCACAGCAAGGCGCACGTGAGCCGCATCGTGGGCGAGCTGGTGCGGGCGGCCAAGGCGCAGGGGCTGCAGCCGGCCTCCCTGACCCCCACTCTGCGCGGGGACTTCGTGCAGATCGGCAGCGCCTACGAGCAGCACAAGGTCCGCAGCCCGGACTGCTTCGACATCCTGGTGCCGCTGCGGCTGCCGCCGCGCCTGGAGCTGGAGCCCCGCTGCCTGGGCGCCGAAGAGCCGGGGCTGGCCCCGGAGCTGCGCAGCGCCTTCACCTGCGCCCTGAAGGCCCCGCAAGGGGCCGCCTGGCCCCGGGGCTACCGGCCCTTCAGCGAGGGCTTCTGCGTGGAGCTGCAGGGCCGGCGCTACCTGTCCTCGGCCCTGGTGCTGCGCTGGTTCCAGGGCCACCTGCAGCGGTGCCTGGGCGCCGTGCTCTACCGGCTGCAGGAGCGCTGCCGCATCAGCCTGGCCGCCTGCCCGGGCCGCCAGCTCACCCTGCACATCCTGCCGCGCTCGGACTACGTCTGCTGCCACATCTCCATGGCCGTGCGCCTCATCCCCGCCATCCCGCTGGGGGACTCGGTCTATCTCATCGCCCTGCAGCCCGGCGCCAGGAAAGCCCAGCCCGGCGCTGCCTGCCCCCTGCCGGCCCTCTGGGGGCTGAACGTCTCCAAGCAGGAGCAGCGGCTGCTGAGCTGGCTCAAGGAACAGACCCCGGCCAACTCCTGCCACCTCAAGTGCCTGCAGATCCTCAAGGGGCTGCGGGACCTGCGCGGCCGGGGCTTGGAGCAGCCCTTCGGCGCCCAGTGGAGCCGCGTCCTCTCCTCCTACATCCTCAAGACGGCGCTCTTCTCCTTGTTGCTCCGGGGgccctggcaagcctgggaggagcAGTTCCTGGCGGAGCGGCTGCAGGATCTGGTGCTGTACCTCAGGGACTGCCTGCAGAAGCGGGTGCTGATGCATTTCTTCCTGGGCAACGCCAGCGTCCCCGAGGCGGTGCCGGTGCCGAAGCTGCTGAAGGAAGCTGCCCCCGTCAATCTGCTGGCTGCCTTTGACGCCCCTACTCTAGACTTGGCCGCCTTCCAGCTGCTGAACACCTGGAACCAGGCTCCTAAGATCATCCGACTGTACAGTAACCCAAGGTACTTGAGGAAGAGCCCCACGTTGTGTAAGCACATCACCGACACCGGTCAAGAGTCCCAAAGCAACTGA